In Brachypodium distachyon strain Bd21 chromosome 2, Brachypodium_distachyon_v3.0, whole genome shotgun sequence, one genomic interval encodes:
- the LOC100844064 gene encoding UPF0014 membrane protein STAR2, with amino-acid sequence MATTSSSLPMWALLEKLAKEVDPWAPGFWRDFGIGMLKPAAATAVVAMAVALSFTQRLGVEGEMMYAIARSFLQLSVIGFVLHFIFSQHNPVLIVLAYLFMVTVAGHTAGRRARRVPRGSYIAGVSILAGTAVTMAVLVVLNVFPFTPRYIIPVAGMMVGNAMTVTGVTMKKLHEDVKTQRTLVETALALGATPGQATEGQVRRALVMALSPVIDNAKTVGLIALPGAMTGLIMGGASPLEAIQLQIVVMNMLMGASTVSSILSTYLCWPQFFTKAFQLQDTVFAD; translated from the exons atggcgacaACCTCCTCGTCTTTGCCCATGTGGGCGTTGCTCGAGAAGCTGGCCAAGGAGGTGGACCCATGGGCGCCGGGCTTCTGGCGCGACTTCGGCATCGGCATGCTgaagcccgccgccgccacggccgtgGTCGCCATGGCCGTGGCCCTGAGCTTCACGCAGCGGCTGGGGGTGGAAGGCGAGATGATGTACGCCATCGCGCGGTCCTTCCTGCAGCTGTCCGTGATCGGCTTCGTGCTCCACTTCATCTTCTCCCAGCACAACCCGGTCCTGATCGTGCTCGCCTACCTCTTCATGGTGACCGTGGCCGGGCAcacggcggggcggcgggcgcggcgggtgCCCCGGGGGAGCTACATCGCCGGGGTGTCGATCCTGGCCGGGACCGCGGTCACCATGGCCGTCCTGGTGGTTCTAAACGTGTTCCCCTTCACGCCGCGCTACATCATCCCCGTGGCCGGCATGATGGTCGGCAACGCCATGACCGTCACCGGCGTcaccatgaagaagctccacgAGGACGTCAAGACCCAGAGAACCCTC GTGGAGACGGCGCTGGCGCTGGGTGCGACGCCGGGGCAGGCGACGGAGGGGCAGGTGAGGCGGGCGCTGGTGATGGCGCTGTCGCCGGTGATCGACAACGCAAAGACGGTGGGGCTCATCGCGCTGCCGGGGGCCATGACGGGGCTCATCATGGGCGGGGCGTCGCCGCTCGAGGCCATCCAGCTGCAGATCGTCGTCATGAACATGCTCATGGGGGCGTCAACCGTCAGCAGCATCCTCTCCACTTACCTCTGCTGGCCGCAGTTCTTCACCAAGGCCTTCCAGCTCCAGGACACCGTCTTCGCTGACTAG
- the LOC100844667 gene encoding WEB family protein At5g16730, chloroplastic has protein sequence MLPSSRSRSGPNESPISSRARPSTPSSGHRPSTPSSGYRPSTPGSRRSTAATGTPSTPRSRNGSGGGPFRSEPNSPPSAAAARPRLSFDRSPRSADNKPVVERRVPKIGTPPPDKQPRREAELQARLESAQEDLKKAKDQLSFIVGEKDRLVGDLNEAKRVADEIHEKLQDALMAKRWAEEATEIEKFRADELEQAGIDEAQKREEEWQREVECVRGQHAADLETLVTTTEELERFRRELGMANEAKKAALGHADDAMRIAEANAEKVEILSGEVSRLKRLLDSSAASEESKNHETEALVRNLESDISVLKSKLEEASVLEIRLAEMEKLTEELKSQLADAKKTESEVHQQFEEWKHKAGSLEMELEEVTLSEKFKSESLISTTEELDKTHSILQDRESEIEVLKGKTTALEIEVARLSADINESNEHLYASQQELFGLQTTIDVLKNKLDSAEEVASEALNNEKTANANIEILTEERIKLISELKDARDREEKERRAVEDLTAALSEASDKANEEHQRFLNKEDDYEHALAQIGDLKMALNSTKENYELMLDEANYDITSLRKTVGVLEAEVIKYREECEAKELDIVESSKQSEEEIASLKVEADKVVASLRDAEHELQTVNDEKERLQERLSYTESAVSEANSAVQEVKAEKEALQEQLMNTESLVAEANRTVQEVRAEKEALQEQLMHTESSVAEVNRTLEEVKAEKEGLRHKLIDTESAIAEANKAVQEATSESLQLKERLLDKENTLQSISQENEEFRLREADAMKKIDELSALLAEAMVKKHPEEEEKLVVVDEAHHSAREKFADLSAVIEDSELESDRKPKLELDAANGDSNGDMTREEKDDSKAEHEEVKADFSAVQESDKVVEKQSQTDRKQETDSSKDEQDSKEDSSTEHANGTASAEVTSKVAMSPTTKPQQQQKKNKPLLKKFGSLLKKKNSK, from the exons ATGCTGCCATCTTCCAGATCAAG ATCTGGGCCGAATGAGTCCCCCATCAGCAGCAGGGCCAGGCCGAGCACGCCGTCCTCCGGCCACCGCCCCTCCACGCCGTCCTCCGGCTACCGCCCCTCCACCCCCGGCTCCCGGAGGAGCACCGCAGCCACCGGCACGCCGTCCACGCCGCGCTCGCgcaacggcagcggcggcggcccattCAGGTCCGAGCCCAACTCGCCTCcgtcggcagcggcggcccggcCTCGCCTCTCGTTCGACCGGTCCCCGAGATCCGCCGACAACAAGCCCGTCGTCGAGCGCCGGGTGCCCAAGATCGGCACCCCTCCTCCTGAT AAGCAGCCAAGGAGGGAGGCCGAGCTGCAGGCGCGGCTCGAATCCGCGCAGGAGGACCTCAAGAAGGCCAAGGATCAGCTGTCCTTCATCGTCGGGGAGAAGGACCGTCTTGTCGGCGACCTGAATGAGGCTAAGAGGGTGGCTGATGAGATACACGAGAAGCTCCAGGATGCGCTCATGGCCAAGAGGTGGGCCGAGGAGGCCACGGAGATCGAGAAGTTCAGGGCGGATGAGCTCGAGCAGGCAGGCATCGACGAGGCGCAGAAGCGCGAGGAGGAGTGGCAGAGGGAGGTCGAGTGCGTGCGTGGCCAGCATGCCGCCGATTTGGAGACGCTGGTCACCACCACGGAGGAGCTGGAGAGGTTCAGGCGTGAGCTTGGGATGGCCAAtgaggccaagaaggccgcgcttGGCCACGCAGACGATGCAATGAGGATCGCTGAGGCCAACGCGGAGAAGGTGGAGATCCTCTCCGGCGAAGTCTCCCGCTTGAAACGGTTGCTTGATTCGAGTGCAGCAAGTGAGGAGAGTAAAAATCATGAAACTGAGGCGCTTGTTAGGAATTTGGAATCTGATATTTCAGTTCTGAAAAGCAAACTAGAGGAGGCAAGTGTTCTTGAGATTAGGTTGGCCGAGATGGAAAAATTGACCGAGGAGCTTAAATCACAGTTGGCTGATGCGAAGAAAACCGAGTCGGAAGTCCATCAGCAGTTTGAAGAATGGAAGCACAAGGCAGGATCACTTGAAATGGAATTGGAGGAAGTTACTCTCTCGGAGAAGTTCAAAAGCGAATCTCTTATCTCCACGACAGAAGAATTGGACAAGACCCACTCTATTTTGCAAGATAGAGAATCAGAAATCGAAGTGCTGAAAGGAAAGACCACGGCCTTGGAAATTGAGGTGGCAAGGCTTTCAGCAGATATCAACGAATCCAACGAGCACTTGTATGCTTCTCAGCAAGAGTTGTTTGGACTGCAGACAACAATAGATGTTCTGAAAAACAAGCTTGATTCTGCAGAAGAAGTGGCTTCAGAGGCTTTAAACAATGAGAAGACCGCTAATGCAAATATTGAAATCCTGACTGAGGAGAGAATCAAGCTAATAAGCGAGTTGAAGGATGCTAGGGacagagaagagaaagagagaagggCAGTAGAAGATCTCACTGCTGCGTTGAGTGAGGCTTCTGACAAAGCAAATGAAGAACATCAGAGATTTCTGAACAAAGAAGATGATTACGAGCATGCACTCGCCCAGATTGGTGATTTGAAGATGGCCTTAAATAGTACCAAAGAGAATTATGAGCTAATGCTTGATGAGGCAAACTACGATATCACTTCCTTGAGGAAAACCGTCGGAGTATTGGAGGCTGAGGTGATCAAGTACAGAGAAGAATGCGAAGCAAAGGAGCTTGACATTGTCGAGTCAAGTAAGCAGTCGGAGGAAGAAATTGCCTCTCTTAAAGTAGAAGCTGACAAGGTAGTAGCTTCACTGCGAGATGCAGAACATGAGCTCCAAACTGTCAATGATGAGAAAGAAAGGCTTCAAGAGAGGCTAAGTTACACAGAATCAGCAGTTTCTGAAGCTAACAGCGCTGTGCAGGAGGTAAAGGCTGAGAAAGAGGCTCTTCAGGAGCAGCTAATGAACACTGAATCATTGGTTGCTGAAGCCAATAGGACTGTCCAGGAGGTAAGGGCTGAGAAAGAGGCTCTTCAAGAGCAGCTAATGCACACTGAATCATCTGTTGCTGAAGTCAACAGGACTTTGGAGGAGGTAAAGGCTGAAAAAGAAGGTCTTCGACACAAACTGATTGACACAGAATCAGCGATTGCTGAAGCCAACAAAGCTGTACAGGAAGCAACGTCCGAGAGTTTGCAGCTAAAGGAGAGGTTACTTGATAAAGAGAACACATTGCAGAGCATATCCCAGGAGAATGAAGAATTCAGATTGCGAGAAGCTGACGCCATGAAGAAGATAGATGAGTTGTCTGCTTTGCTTGCTGAAGCCATGGTAAAGAAGCATcctgaggaggaagagaagctAGTGGTTGTCGATGAGGCTCACCATTCTGCGCGTGAAAAGTTTGCTGATTTATCTGCGGTAATTGAAGATTCAGAGTTAGAGAGTGATAGAAAACCAAAGCTGGAACTCGACGCCGCCAATGGGGATTCCAATGGGGACATGACTCGAGAAGAGAAAGATGACAGTAAGGCTGAACACGAGGAAGTGAAAGCTGACTTCTCCGCAGTACAGGAGAGCGACAAAGTTGTCGAGAAGCAGTCACAGACAGACAGGAAACAAGAAACCGATTCCTCCAAAGATGAACAAGACTCCAAGGAGGATAGCAGCACCGAGCATGCAAATGGGACAGCATCAGCAGAAGTCACCAGCAAAGTGGCAATGTCTCCAACGACGAAACCGCAGCAGcaacagaagaagaacaagccTCTTCTGAAGAAGTTTGGGAGCttactgaaaaagaaaaacagcaaGTAG
- the LOC100826544 gene encoding glycine-rich protein A3 yields the protein MGGGKDQHDESDKGLFSNMMHGVAGGHGYPPSGHGYPPQQGYPPQQGYPPQQGYPPQGYPPQQGYPPAPGAYPPAPGAYPPQHGYPPQQHGYPQPGGYPPAGYPGSSAPHQGYGGSHSGGGGHMGTMLAGGAAAAAAAYGAHKLSHGGHGGHMGGGHMMGGGHMGGYGVGHGGYGGHHGGKFKHGKHGHGKFKHGKHGKHGMFGGGKFKKWK from the exons ATGGGAGGAGGCAAAGACCAGCATGACGAGAGCGACAAGGGGCTCTTCTCCAACATGATGCACGGTGTCGCTGGTGGCCATGGATACCCGCCCAGTGGCCACGGGTACCCACCGCAGCAGGGATACCCTCCGCAGCAAGGCTACCCACCTCAGCAAGGTTACCCACCTCAGGGATACCCTCCTCAGCAAGGGTACCCACCTGCACCTGGAGCTTACCCACCTGCACCGGGGGCGTACCCTCCTCAGCACGGATACCCTCCACAGCAGCATGGCTACCCACAGCCAGGTGGCTATCCTCCTGCTGGTTACCCAGGCTCGTCTGCACCACACCAGG GTTATGGTGGTAGCCACAGCGGAGGTGGTGGACACATGGGAACGATGCTAGCTGGAGGTgcagccgctgctgccgccgcttaCGGTGCTCACAAGCTCTCTCACGGTGGTCACGGTGGACACATGGGAGGCGGGCACATGATGGGAGGAGGGCACATGGGAGGCTATGGTGTCGGGCATGGTGGCTATGGAGGCCACCATGGTGGCAAGTTCAAGCACGGGAAGCACGGCCACGGCAAGTTCAAGCACGGCAAGCATGGCAAACACGGCATGTTCGGCGGCGGCAAGTTCAAGAAGTGGAAGTAA
- the LOC100844974 gene encoding protein SENSITIVITY TO RED LIGHT REDUCED 1 — protein sequence MAAAAAVADWTVVRRRGLRRGREPPVTTSHPDAPPPLPLTPIPWSPSDPSLDSARVSRLVDRARAAISRVEASRLYSRLLLPDSPLRHRLASLAPTRLSLLGVGSFESSLAARLQLALAALLRRDLLPDASADLFDPVLSAAECAAAAALGFAVPRLDDGCRRRAAGPTLFYMPHCEAALYDALLDANWEPRAQLRRLCVLGNSFQRYALQAEDSASGPAAKAKLVLAAERFAWEESVNEAGAVDDEDGFVRAFNETSWHFFEVDDEDADRKEISSNALSMEKLSL from the coding sequence atggcggccgccgccgccgtcgccgactggaccgtcgtccgccgccgcggcctccgtCGAGGACGAGAGCCCCCGGTTACCACCTCCCACCCTgacgccccgccgccgctcccttTGACCCCGATCCCCTGGTCGCCCTCCGACCCTTCCCTCGACTCCGCCCGCGTCTCCCGCCTCGTcgaccgcgcccgcgccgccatctcccGCGTCGAGGCCTCCCGCCTGTacagccgcctcctcctcccggacTCCCCGCTCCGCCACCGGCTCGCCTCGCTGGCCCCAAcccgcctctccctcctcggcgTCGGCAGCTTCGAGtcctccctcgccgcgcgGCTCCAGCTCGCGCTCGcggccctcctccgccgcgaccTCCTCCCGGACGCCTCCGCGGATCTCTTCGACCCcgtcctctccgccgccgagtgcgccgcggccgccgcgctcggCTTCGCCGTCCCGCGCCTCGACGacgggtgccgccgccgcgcggccgGGCCCACCCTATTCTACATGCCCCACTGCGAGGCGGCGCTCTACGACGCGCTCCTCGACGCCAACTGGGAGCCCCGTGcccagctccgccgcctctgcgTGCTCGGCAACAGCTTCCAGCGGTACGCGCTCCAGGCGGAGGACAGCGCCTCGGGCCCCGCCGCCAAGGCCAAGCTTGTCCTCGCTGCGGAGCGGTTCGCCTGGGAGGAGAGCGTCAAcgaggccggcgccgtcgaTGACGAAGACGGCTTCGTCCGCGCCTTCAACGAGACGAGCTGGCATTTCTTCGAGGTGGACGACGAAGACGCCGACCGGAAGGAGATAAGTTCCAACGCTTTGTCCATGGAGAAATTATCACTGTAA
- the LOC100827376 gene encoding glycine-rich protein A3, whose product MEGGKDKHNETDKGLFSNMMCGGGGRYGYASQGYGYPHQGYGYPPQGYPPPGVAVPYPSPCAPQYAYPPSGGYPPHAHGGYPPAGYPGSYQGYGSSHGGGHMGVPLLAGGAAAAYGAHKLSHGGHGGHMGYGGYGGFSHGHGYGHYGHHHHGKHHGKYKHHGYHGHHHGFGKHKHGRLFRRWK is encoded by the exons ATGGAAGGAGGGAAGGACAAGCACAACGAGACCGACAAGGGCCTCTTCTCGAACATGATGTGTGGCGGTGGTGGCCGCTATGGGTACGCGTCGCAAGGATATGGGTACCCGCATCAGGGATACGGATACCCTCCTCAAGGGTATCCGCCACCAGGTGTGGCGGTACCCTACCCTTCACCTTGCGCTCCACAGTACGCATACCCTCCGTCCGGTGGATATCCACCTCACGCGCACGGTGGGTATCCACCCGCAGGGTACCCCGGTTCATACCAAG GCTACGGGAGCAGCCACGGCGGGGGACACATGGGAGTACCATTGCTAGCCGgaggcgccgcggcggcttACGGAGCGCACAAGCTTTCTCATGGAGGTCATGGCGGACACATGGGCTATGGAGGCTATGGTGGTTTCAGCCATGGCCATGGTTACGGCCATTACGGGCACCACCACCATGGAAAGCACCACGGCAAGTATAAGCATCACGGTTACCACGGGCACCACCATGGATTCGGCAAGCACAAGCATGGACGGCTCTTCAGGAGGTGGAAGTGA
- the LOC100844363 gene encoding kinase-interacting protein 1 — MLQRAASNAYSWWWASHIRTRQSKWLDSNLQDMEDRVKCILLLLGEEADSFAKRAEMYYKRRPEVISSVEEAYRAYRALAERYDHMSGELHKANHTVATAFPEQVQYAMLEEDDDSLPKAFTTVDPRKIHKSTVEGLMNKKKGGKPGLKGSGKNSAAPVSKENAQTEISRIQKEILVLQTEKEFIKSSYESGIAKYWDLEKQINDIQEEVCYFQQEFNESAVIEDDEARALMTVTALKSCEDTIVKLQEHQNSAFSQAVVELERVNISREKLKNIMRGHGKSLVGLDSLYENVRKNDASVKMDDVYYSMKLETIETEGLVHKIKQYFQKDSDVSVAEIAEQIDELVNKVVDLELMVSSQTAKIDRLCLENTELEKSLQELEEENIEVTSGSSELNDKLEKVQDELMRVQHLESSFHAEESIVYSNFAETASSFSCITDMLQSPPVEHQAGSASMLTDEATPSADTELSGESGNRKLEEDLHMDKATIKDDIDGLPDCSGKLELAIVSDNSQISNGCHDIKGGKQDCSDDSEDLWHCGLERKSSFEAASVDKETAENADNNAFGEHNDTEVEYDHEIVSDNGSSMQPYVVHSHQQALLDQLHHISSAVPGDHGVKSEDDKQYSSTMGQSKSEGHPEQEMNKTEDSEASCIMENSAPGNGKVGSIGDQEENMFKLQQLLMCGLQDKEKVLLTEYTSILRNYKNAKRRLTEVETKNQECVDEMKAMLSELRRANEMKDDEIRSLRELLNCSTDKDATHNGQKMNKYTPLSFKSGNGTFRGHQRTPSFLPVHQRKHSATSTSRITMKSSSLKNSVSLESPSKDAGTDDAVLDSIDLGDLRLTNIIEMEMASPLEDKFRRDIDGLLEENLEFWIKFSTSFQKIQELQTKHAQLQSEIAKLINGDKPMQSSGRANDPAAKALSGAVEKQLRELKIELQVWLEQNAMFKGELQCRFASLCSIQEEIEAAMEVDADTVEGVQFTSYQAAKFQGEILNMKQENNKVADELQAGLDHIRGLQAETEKVMAKILKSTSLSGGPQGSSTWRNAPSKSRVPLRSFLFPSKKKKLSLLACMNPALQKQYSDMAFVGKIE; from the exons ATGCTGCAGCGGGCGGCGAGCAACGCCTACTCGTGGTGGTGGGCGAGCCACATCCGCACCAGGCAGTCCAAATGGCTCGACAGCAACCTCCAAG ATATGGAGGACAGGGTCAAGTGCATTCTCTTACTCCTTGGGGAGGAAGCCGATTCTTTTGCAAAGAGGGCAGAAATGTATTACAAGAGGCGGCCGGAGGTGATCAGTTCTGTGGAAGAAGCGTACCGGGCGTACAGAGCTCTTGCTGAGCGCTATGACcacatgtcaggagagctACACAAAGCAAACCACACTGTTGCTACCGCCTTCCCTGAACAGGTTCAGTATGCTATGCTAGAAGAAGACGATGACAGTCTCCCAAAGGCGTTCACGACAGTTGATCCTCGCAAAATCCACAAGTCAACAGTCGAGGGGCTAATGAATAAGAAGAAAGGAGGGAAGCCAGGACTCAAGGGTTCAGGCAAGAATTCTGCAGCTCCAGTCAGCAAGGAGAATGCGCAAACAGAGATCAGCAGGATCCAGAAAGAGATATTAGTGCTTCAGACTGAAAAAGAGTTCATCAAGAGCTCTTATGAGAGTGGAATTGCAAAGTACTGGGATCTTGAAAAGCAAATCAATGACATACAGGAAGAAGTCTGCTACTTCCAACAGGAGTTCAACGAAAGTGCAGTGATTGAAGATGACGAGGCCAGAGCTCTGATGACAGTAACTGCCCTTAAATCTTGTGAAGACACCATTGTCAAATTGCAGGAACATCAAAACTCCGCATTCAGCCAAGCAGTGGTTGAGTTGGAAAGGGTCAACATTTCCAGAGAGAAACTGAAGAATATCATGAGAGGACATGGTAAATCCCTTGTAGGTTTAGATTCTCTTTACGAGAATGTGAGAAAAAATGATGCCAGTGTTAAGATGGATGATGTGTACTACTCTATGAAGCTGGAGACAATCGAAACAGAAGGATTGGTACATAAGATCAAGCAATACTTTCAGAAAGACTCAGATGTTTCCGTGGCTGAGATTGCAGAGCAAATTGATGAACTAGTCAATAAAGTCGTGGATTTGGAACTTATGGTTTCATCACAGACTGCGAAAATAGATAGGCTGTGTCTGGAAAACACAGAGCTGGAGAAGTCCTTGCAGGAACTGGAAGAAGAGAACATAGAAGTAACAAGTGGCTCAAGTGAATTAAACGACAAGCTTGAGAAGGTACAAGATGAGCTGATGAGAGTGCAGCACCTTGAGAGCTCCTTCCATGCAGAAGAAAGTATAGTCTATTCAAATTTCGCTGAAACAGCAAGTAGTTTCTCTTGTATTACAGATATGTTGCAGTCACCTCCCGTTGAGCACCAAGCTGGTTCTGCGTCCATGCTGACTGATGAAGCAACACCATCCGCTGACACCGAATTATCTGGAGAGAGTGGGAATAGAAAATTAGAAGAGGATCTTCACATGGATAAAGCCACGATAAAGGATGACATAGATGGATTGCCTGATTGTTCCGGTAAGTTGGAGCTAGCTATCGTCAGTGATAACAGTCAGATATCTAATGGTTGCCATGACATTAAGGGGGGAAAACAAGACTGCTCAGATGATTCAGAGGATTTGTGGCATTGTGGGCTCGAAAGAAAATCTAGCTTTGAAGCTGCATCAGTAGATAAGGAAACAGCAGAAAATGCAGACAATAATGCATTTGGAGAACATAACGATACAGAAGTGGAATATGATCATGAAATTGTCAGCGACAATGGCAGTAGCATGCAACCCTATGTTGTACATTCCCATCAGCAGGCCTTATTAGATCAATTGCATCATATTTCATCTGCTGTACCAGGAGATCATGGTGTGAAGTCAGAGGATGACAAGCAGTATTCGTCAACAATGGGTCAGAGCAAATCTGAAGGCCACCCAGAACAAGAGATGAACAAAACAGAAGACTCAGAAGCCTCATGTATCATGGAAAATTCTGCCCCTGGTAATGGAAAAGTTGGTAGCATTGGAGATCAAGAGGAGAACATGTTCAAGCTGCAGCAATTGCTTATGTGTGGGCTCCAAGATAAGGAAAAGGTATTATTGACCGAGTACACTTCTATCCTCCGAAATTATAAGAATGCAAAGAGAAGGCTTACGGAAGTGGAGACAAAGAATCAGGAATGTGTGGATGAGATGAAGGCTATGCTAAGCGAACTACGCCGTGCCAATGAAATGAAGGACGACGAGATCCGATCACTACGTGAACTCTTGAACTGTTCTACTGATAAAGATGCAACACACAATGGAcaaaaaatgaataaatacACGCCCTTAAGTTTCAAGAGTGGGAATGGGACATTCAGGGGGCACCAAAGGACCCCAAGCTTTTTGCCAGTTCATCAAAGGAAACATAGTGCTACTTCCACTTCAAGGATAACCATGAAGAGTTCTAGCCTGAAAAATAGTGTAAGCCTTGAATCCCCTAGCAAAGATGCTGGAACAGATGATGCTGTTCTGGATAGCATTGATCTGGGTGACCTCAGATTAACTAACATTATTGAGATGGAGATGGCCTCACCTCTTGAAGACAAGTTCAGAAGAGACATCGATGGGCTTCTGGAGGAGAACCTAGAGTTCTGGATAAAATTCAGCACATCATTCCAAAAGATACAAGAACTTCAGACCAAGCATGCGCAGCTACAATCTGAGATTGCCAAGCTAATAAATGGGGACAAGCCCATGCAAAGCAGCGGTCGTGCAAATGATCCTGCTGCAAAAGCTTTATCTGGAGCTGTAGAAAAGCAGCTAAGAGAACTTAAGATTGAACTGCAAGTATGGTTAGAACAGAATGCTATGTTCAAAGGGGAGCTCCAGTGTAGGTTTGCTTCGCTCTGTAGCATACAAGAGGAAATCGAAGCAGCTATGGAGGTGGACGCGGACACCGTGGAGGGAGTTCAGTTCACTTCATATCAGGCTGCAAAATTCCAAGGGGAAATCCTGAACATGAAGCAGGAGAACAACAAGGTCGCTGATGAACTGCAGGCTGGCTTGGATCATATAAGAGGGCTACAAGCAGAAACCGAAAAGGTCATGGCGAAGATACTGAAGAGCACTAGCTTATCTGGGGGGCCACAAGGCAGCAGCACTTGGAGGAATGCACCCTCTAAATCAAGAGTGCCACTCCGGTCATTCCTGTTTCCatccaagaaaaagaaactgtCGCTGCTGGCATGCATGAATCCGGCATTACAGAAGCAGTACAGTGACATGGCCTTCGTCGGTAAAATTGAATAG